One Bythopirellula goksoeyrii genomic window, GGAGTCCGCCGATACTGAAGGTCATGAAAACAAAGATGGGTAACGTCGTAGTTCGCGACGGGTATATCTATGGCCTGGATGGTGGCATCCTCGAATGTATCGATATCGAACAAGGTGAAATTCAATGGAAAAAGCGACGGCTGCCGGCGATTGGGCATGGCCAGATTATGGCTATCGGCGACTCTCTGGTCATCTTGTCTGAGGCTGGAGAATTAATCTTGGTAGAGATTAACTCAGAAGAATACCGGGAGTTGGCAAGCATGCGAGTGTTTCCTGAGGATCAGATCACTTGGAACAACCCCGCCTTCTCACAGCCGTACTTACTTCTGCGCAATGCGCAGCAAGCGGTTTGCTTGGAGATGCCAATCCTCGGTGGGACTTCTCTGCCAGAGGTGGCTTCAAAGTAGGGATGTCCGTTATCGGGGTTTTACTAGCAGAATGAGACGCCCATCACCTATGAAACACGCTCTGCTCTGTCGAGCTCCACTCGGCGGGCGCATCGCGGCTAATCTTCGTGGGTTGCGACTATACGGGAACTGGCGCGTTTTCTAGTAGCCAATCTTCGAGGATGATGTGCTCCACATAGGGGGCACGCAACAGATTGGCGCGGCCGGGCAGCATGCCGGAAAGCCAGGGACGGCGGGCCAGGTGGGAAACGGCCTTCAATCCATAGCAACTCAGCGAGTTGCAATTGGTTTGCTCCAAAATGTTCTCGCTTAAGCGATGGAATGTGGCAGGGATAACATTCGGCTCTGGGCCGATATGGATGACTCGCTCAATACCTTTGTCCAAACAGTAGTCGATAGCATCCCACAGGCGTTGAGGCTGATCAATCCATTGTCTAAGAATCTCGCGGGCTGAGTGATCGTTGTAGCTCAGTTTGCCCGTTACCAAGGAAAGCACAGGGGGATTAGGAGGGAGGAATCCACCATCAAGCGTTTCCATCATAACCGCCGCACGATCTGGTATCTGTCTTTGTCGCACAATCGGGGTATGCAGAGGGGGCCATCGCATGTCGTTGGTACGTAGCTGGGCGCGGTAGGGGAGCAATTCCCTCATGGTATCTTTGAATCGGGCTGTTGTGTCTCTTTGACCCAGAAGGAGAAAGGTATTGGGAGATAACATTGCTGAAATAGCAATCGTGCCGTCTCCATCAGCTGTGATCTGATGGCAAAGTCTCTCGACATCGGCTTGATTGATCTTTGGTCCGCGGGAAAATAGCACGCCCATAGTTACATCAG contains:
- a CDS encoding ACP S-malonyltransferase — protein: MALSRKVDLSNTALAFRGYNATNLGRTAELLAIDAYHGILEEELLRFADVCSEVTGRPVNLMDRVKSLKEPSLENYAEAISLIAAVEVAQLRLLHEVHDVDIARVGLSFGYSLGELVSISCAGVFDPAEMIRVPLAMAADAVALAADVTMGVLFSRGPKINQADVERLCHQITADGDGTIAISAMLSPNTFLLLGQRDTTARFKDTMRELLPYRAQLRTNDMRWPPLHTPIVRQRQIPDRAAVMMETLDGGFLPPNPPVLSLVTGKLSYNDHSAREILRQWIDQPQRLWDAIDYCLDKGIERVIHIGPEPNVIPATFHRLSENILEQTNCNSLSCYGLKAVSHLARRPWLSGMLPGRANLLRAPYVEHIILEDWLLENAPVPV